A window of the Burkholderia sp. 9120 genome harbors these coding sequences:
- a CDS encoding glycosyltransferase family 2 protein, with product MGGNMISVCIATYNGANYIVEQLDSIISQIGDADEIVICDDRSSDETISILAAYNDPRIRIHRNEINLGHVRNFEKAMTLAKGDYIFLSDQDDVWLPGRVQSMLAKLNEDPSVSLVASNFDLIDAQGQKMGEYRLLGATKATRLAQISSIFMGRAPYFGCTFLLRRELLQSCLPIPKGIESHDIWFALVASSISSVLNLRTPTLLHRIHGKNVTVEKRRALHVVLRSRARFLWALALRLISLKLKLA from the coding sequence ATGGGTGGAAATATGATTAGCGTGTGTATCGCCACATATAATGGTGCCAATTATATTGTCGAGCAATTGGACTCTATTATCAGTCAAATTGGTGATGCTGATGAAATCGTAATCTGCGACGATCGGTCGAGTGACGAAACGATTTCGATACTGGCTGCTTATAACGATCCGCGGATCCGCATCCACCGGAATGAAATCAACCTTGGGCATGTGCGGAATTTCGAAAAGGCCATGACGCTCGCCAAGGGTGACTACATCTTTCTGTCCGACCAGGATGATGTCTGGTTGCCGGGGCGTGTTCAGAGCATGCTGGCGAAACTGAACGAAGACCCGTCGGTGAGCCTCGTGGCCAGCAACTTCGACCTGATCGACGCGCAAGGGCAAAAAATGGGCGAATACCGGCTGCTAGGCGCGACGAAGGCCACCCGGCTGGCGCAGATCAGCTCGATTTTTATGGGTCGCGCGCCCTATTTTGGCTGTACCTTTTTGCTGAGGCGTGAATTGCTGCAATCGTGCCTGCCGATTCCGAAGGGCATCGAGTCTCATGACATTTGGTTTGCATTGGTTGCAAGTTCGATCAGTTCGGTTCTCAATCTGCGTACGCCCACGCTGCTGCACCGAATTCACGGCAAAAATGTCACCGTGGAAAAACGGCGCGCGTTGCACGTGGTGCTCAGGTCCAGGGCCCGTTTTCTGTGGGCGCTCGCGTTGAGGCTTATTTCCCTGAAACTTAAACTGGCATAG